The SAR116 cluster alpha proteobacterium HIMB100 genome has a window encoding:
- a CDS encoding glutamate synthase small subunit family protein, proteobacterial (PFAM: Pyridine nucleotide-disulphide oxidoreductase~TIGRFAM: glutamate synthase small subunit family protein, proteobacterial; glutamate synthases, NADH/NADPH, small subunit), protein MSGKMLQFVSQAKAMPEKRKAEDRVADFDEIYSDFNVANAEEQASRCSQCGVPFCQVNCPLHNNIPDWLMLTAENRLQEAYELSSATNTFPEICGRICPQDRLCEGNCVIEKGFESVTIGAVEKHITETAFEEGWVKPIEVTEENGLSAGIIGAGPAGLAAADVLRRKGYKVTVYDRYDRVGGLLIYGIPGFKLEKDVVLRRAELLTAGGINFVLNCEIGRDISFADLRAKHDAVLIATGVYKARDIKVPGIGLDGVVPALDFLTASNRKSLGDEVATFDSGMLNAEGKNVVVIGGGDTAMDCVRTAIRQQANSVTCLYRRDKANMPGSQREVENAEEEGVNFQWLSAPHALLGDDAVKAVRARRIHLGQPDDTGRQVPQIIENSDFDIDADLVIKALGFDPEDLPSLFDQPELGVSKWGTVQIDWKTMMTSAEGVFAAGDIVRGASLVVWGIRDGRDAAEQMDKYIQAVQRGEIRAAG, encoded by the coding sequence ATGTCAGGTAAGATGTTGCAGTTCGTAAGTCAGGCAAAGGCTATGCCGGAAAAGCGGAAAGCCGAAGACCGTGTTGCTGACTTTGATGAGATTTACTCTGACTTTAATGTTGCTAATGCAGAAGAGCAGGCAAGCCGGTGTTCGCAATGCGGCGTTCCGTTTTGCCAGGTAAATTGCCCGCTTCACAATAACATCCCGGACTGGTTGATGCTGACGGCTGAAAACCGTCTGCAGGAAGCTTATGAGCTGTCATCAGCGACCAATACTTTTCCTGAAATTTGCGGGCGCATCTGTCCGCAGGACCGGTTGTGTGAAGGCAATTGTGTGATCGAAAAAGGCTTTGAATCGGTCACTATCGGTGCGGTGGAAAAGCATATTACAGAAACTGCGTTTGAAGAAGGCTGGGTCAAACCAATTGAGGTGACAGAGGAAAATGGCCTGTCTGCAGGAATAATTGGCGCGGGTCCGGCCGGTCTGGCAGCTGCAGATGTGCTGCGCCGCAAAGGCTACAAGGTCACCGTTTATGATCGTTATGACCGTGTCGGGGGTCTGTTGATTTATGGTATTCCCGGGTTTAAGCTGGAAAAAGACGTGGTGTTGCGGCGGGCAGAGTTGCTGACCGCAGGGGGCATTAATTTTGTCCTGAATTGTGAAATTGGCCGCGATATCAGCTTTGCCGATTTGCGGGCAAAACATGATGCGGTGCTCATAGCCACCGGCGTTTACAAAGCCCGTGACATCAAGGTCCCTGGAATTGGACTTGATGGGGTTGTGCCGGCCCTTGATTTCCTGACTGCCAGCAACCGCAAATCGCTGGGTGACGAGGTTGCTACTTTTGATAGCGGCATGCTGAATGCTGAAGGCAAGAATGTGGTTGTGATCGGCGGCGGGGACACGGCTATGGACTGTGTGCGCACAGCGATTCGCCAGCAAGCGAATTCAGTGACCTGTCTGTATCGGCGGGATAAGGCAAATATGCCAGGCAGCCAGCGTGAAGTGGAAAATGCTGAAGAAGAAGGTGTGAATTTCCAGTGGCTGTCCGCGCCACATGCCTTGTTGGGCGATGATGCGGTCAAGGCTGTGCGTGCGCGCCGGATTCACCTTGGTCAGCCTGATGATACTGGCCGCCAGGTCCCGCAAATTATCGAAAATTCAGACTTTGATATCGATGCTGACTTGGTGATCAAGGCGCTTGGTTTTGATCCCGAAGATTTGCCAAGCTTGTTTGACCAGCCCGAATTGGGGGTGAGCAAATGGGGGACTGTCCAGATTGACTGGAAGACCATGATGACCTCAGCAGAAGGCGTGTTTGCTGCTGGTGATATTGTGCGCGGGGCTTCGCTTGTGGTGTGGGGTATTCGCGATGGCCGGGACGCGGCTGAACAAATGGACAAATATATTCAGGCTGTGCAGCGCGGTGAAATCCGCGCTGCAGGGTGA
- a CDS encoding glutamate synthase family protein (PFAM: Conserved region in glutamate synthase; GXGXG motif; Glutamate synthase central domain; Glutamine amidotransferases class-II) — MTHVPTFSDSPERPNWLTQRKATEQKLQDACVWSPEQEHDACGVGFVASVDGSARRSVVNAAIEALQSIWHRGAVDADGMTGDGAGIHLAIPREFFIKHIARTGHEDDGGRLAVGMVFLPRNDLGAQETCRCIVEQEILNMGHFIYGWRQVPVDIAALGEKAMATRPEIEQIMFSMPQELSEQEAERQLYLIRRRIEKAVLAELVTDFYICSLSTRSIIYKGMFLAEQVTAFYPDLLDELFVSNFAVYHQRYSTNTFPTWRLAQPFRVLAHNGEINTVRGNMNWMSCHEDRMDTAVFEGAIEDIKPVIAKGSSDSAALDSVFELLLQGGRDLPMVKTMMIPQAADVSADNELAKLYAYCNSVMEPWDGPAAIAAVSGDWVIGGMDRNGLRPMRFTLTDDGLMIAGSETGMVHIDEAHILERGRLGPGEMIGVNLAEGRIVYDAELKAELAGRQDWAKWTSRAKPMDSLLAEATQTADDRPDDNTRRRRQLMSGWSMEDMELILAPMAATGKEAVGSMGDDAPLAVLSGRYRGLHHFFRQNFSQVTNPPIDSLRERHVMTLRTRLGNLGNILDESPEQCEHLVLRSPVVTNSEWHALKHHLQDKAVEIDCSFPAASGPDGMRIALDRIRSEAEQAVRGGCEHVMLTDRSASKDNVPLPMILATGAVHAHLVKHQLRTFASVNVASGECLDVHHFAVLIGVGATTINAYVAEWTIAERMEKGLLEGLSLADAVANYRKAIEDGLLKIMSKMGISIIASYRGGYNFEALGLSRALVAEFFPPMSSRISGLGLTGIQSRLVALHKTAYLDNLSYLPVGGLFRYRKSGERHAFDGQIIHAMQHACDTGSYASWKKYVELVSRQGPVNLRDLLDFEYKNPEVDVDSVESITNIRKRLVSPGISLGALSPEAHETLSIAMNRIGAKSDSGEGGEDPARFRLRENGDNPSSAIKQVASGRFGVTAEYLNNCEELEIKVAQGAKPGEGGQLPGIKVNSLIAKLRHSTPGVTLISPPPHHDIYSIEDLAQLIYDLKQINPEARVCVKLVASTGIGTIAAGVAKAKADTILISGHGGGTGASPQSSIKHAGMPWEMGLSEVHQVLTMNGLRDKVVLRTDGGLKTGRDIVMAAMLGADEYGIGTSALVAMGCIMVRQCHSNTCPVGVCTQRHDLRAKFEGTPDKVVQLFTHVAEEVREILASLGFASLKDVIGRTDLLKQVSRGDAALDDLDLNPILVQADGKGASGYSGAEGRVEVADTLDALMIKDARNALEIGGKMQLAYNIENTARAIGTRLSSHIVRRFGLTGLREGQITANLRGSAGQSLGAFAVQGLRLDVIGDANDYVGKGLSGGMITVRPGPSARFAAERNTIIGNTVLYGATSGVMLANGQAGERLCVRNSGATAVVEGCGSNGCEYMTGGVVVILGQTGDNFGAGMTGGMAFIYDPDHQFLSRVNPETLQIRRVNAGHWQDELHLLVTRHARETESALAKRLLNDWETEVNKFWHVVPTEILSTLSHPIAEAELSSQTA; from the coding sequence ATGACACATGTGCCGACTTTTTCAGATTCACCTGAACGCCCTAACTGGCTGACCCAGCGGAAGGCGACAGAACAGAAACTTCAGGATGCATGCGTCTGGAGCCCTGAACAGGAACATGATGCCTGTGGGGTAGGGTTTGTGGCATCAGTTGATGGTTCAGCCCGGCGGTCAGTTGTTAATGCCGCTATCGAAGCCCTGCAGTCTATCTGGCATCGCGGCGCGGTTGATGCTGACGGCATGACAGGTGACGGGGCGGGGATTCATCTGGCTATCCCGCGTGAGTTTTTCATCAAGCATATTGCCCGCACAGGGCATGAGGATGATGGCGGTCGCCTGGCCGTTGGCATGGTGTTTTTGCCGCGTAATGATCTCGGGGCTCAGGAAACCTGCCGTTGTATTGTGGAGCAAGAGATCCTGAATATGGGCCACTTTATCTATGGCTGGCGTCAGGTACCGGTGGATATAGCAGCTTTGGGTGAAAAAGCGATGGCGACTCGTCCTGAAATTGAACAGATTATGTTCTCTATGCCTCAGGAGTTGTCTGAGCAGGAAGCAGAGCGCCAACTTTATCTGATCCGGCGCCGGATTGAAAAGGCGGTTCTGGCTGAGCTGGTGACCGATTTTTATATTTGTTCTCTGTCCACCCGCTCGATCATTTATAAAGGGATGTTTCTGGCTGAACAGGTCACCGCCTTTTATCCGGATCTGCTGGACGAGCTGTTTGTCTCTAACTTTGCTGTTTATCATCAGCGATATTCTACCAACACGTTCCCGACCTGGCGTCTCGCCCAGCCCTTCCGTGTGCTGGCCCACAATGGGGAGATCAACACGGTGCGCGGAAATATGAACTGGATGTCTTGTCATGAAGACCGGATGGACACCGCTGTGTTTGAAGGCGCAATAGAAGATATTAAGCCGGTGATTGCGAAAGGCAGTTCAGATTCAGCTGCTCTGGATTCAGTTTTTGAATTGCTGCTTCAAGGGGGCAGGGATTTACCTATGGTAAAGACCATGATGATCCCTCAGGCAGCCGATGTCAGTGCAGATAATGAGCTGGCCAAGCTTTATGCCTATTGCAATTCGGTGATGGAACCATGGGACGGACCAGCAGCGATTGCGGCGGTGTCTGGTGACTGGGTTATCGGCGGCATGGACCGGAATGGTCTGCGCCCGATGCGCTTCACATTAACAGATGACGGGCTGATGATTGCCGGCTCGGAAACCGGAATGGTGCATATTGATGAAGCGCATATTCTTGAACGCGGCCGCCTTGGTCCGGGTGAGATGATCGGCGTGAATCTGGCTGAAGGCCGGATTGTGTATGATGCTGAATTAAAAGCAGAGCTGGCCGGTCGTCAGGACTGGGCCAAATGGACCAGCCGGGCAAAGCCGATGGACAGCCTGTTGGCAGAAGCAACGCAAACCGCAGACGACCGTCCTGATGATAATACGCGCCGTCGCCGACAGCTGATGTCAGGCTGGTCAATGGAAGATATGGAACTGATCCTCGCGCCGATGGCCGCAACCGGCAAAGAGGCTGTGGGATCAATGGGTGATGATGCACCCTTGGCTGTTCTGTCTGGCCGGTACCGTGGTCTGCACCATTTCTTCCGTCAGAATTTCTCACAAGTCACTAACCCGCCGATTGACAGCCTGCGTGAACGTCATGTGATGACGCTGCGGACACGGCTGGGTAATCTGGGCAATATTCTGGATGAAAGCCCCGAACAATGCGAACATTTGGTTTTGCGGTCACCGGTGGTCACAAATTCTGAATGGCATGCGCTGAAGCATCACTTGCAGGATAAAGCTGTTGAAATTGACTGCAGCTTCCCGGCCGCTTCTGGCCCGGATGGAATGCGCATCGCTCTTGATCGGATCAGATCAGAAGCAGAGCAGGCGGTTCGGGGAGGCTGTGAACATGTGATGCTGACGGACCGTTCGGCATCAAAGGATAATGTGCCGCTGCCAATGATCCTGGCAACAGGGGCTGTGCATGCACATCTTGTGAAGCATCAATTGCGAACCTTTGCGTCTGTGAATGTTGCGTCTGGTGAATGTCTGGATGTGCATCATTTTGCCGTTTTGATCGGTGTTGGGGCGACCACGATAAATGCTTACGTTGCTGAATGGACAATTGCTGAACGGATGGAAAAAGGCCTTCTTGAAGGGCTCAGCCTGGCTGATGCGGTAGCGAATTATCGCAAAGCAATCGAAGATGGTCTGCTGAAAATCATGTCAAAGATGGGCATTTCCATCATTGCGTCTTACCGGGGCGGGTATAATTTCGAAGCGCTGGGCCTGTCGCGGGCATTGGTGGCTGAATTTTTCCCGCCGATGTCGTCTCGGATTTCGGGTCTTGGCCTGACCGGGATTCAGTCTCGTCTGGTCGCGCTGCATAAAACAGCCTATCTGGATAATCTGTCTTATCTGCCCGTTGGCGGCCTGTTCCGCTACCGTAAATCAGGTGAACGTCATGCGTTTGACGGCCAGATTATTCATGCCATGCAGCATGCTTGCGACACAGGCTCATATGCCAGCTGGAAAAAATATGTAGAGCTGGTGTCCCGGCAAGGGCCGGTGAACCTGCGTGATCTGCTGGATTTCGAATATAAAAACCCCGAAGTGGATGTAGATTCGGTGGAAAGCATCACCAATATCCGTAAACGGCTGGTCTCGCCGGGTATTTCGCTTGGTGCGCTCAGCCCTGAGGCTCACGAGACCTTGTCGATTGCAATGAACCGGATTGGGGCTAAATCTGACTCAGGTGAGGGCGGTGAAGATCCGGCGCGGTTCCGTCTGCGCGAAAACGGCGATAACCCGTCCAGTGCGATTAAGCAGGTTGCCTCTGGCCGGTTCGGGGTCACAGCTGAATATCTGAATAATTGTGAAGAGCTGGAAATTAAGGTTGCCCAGGGGGCAAAGCCCGGCGAAGGAGGCCAGTTGCCCGGTATTAAGGTTAACAGCCTAATCGCCAAGCTGCGCCATTCAACACCTGGTGTGACACTGATATCACCGCCCCCTCATCATGATATCTACTCCATTGAGGATCTGGCGCAGCTGATTTATGATCTGAAACAGATTAATCCGGAAGCCCGTGTTTGTGTGAAGCTTGTTGCCTCAACCGGGATCGGGACAATCGCCGCTGGTGTCGCAAAAGCCAAAGCAGACACCATCTTGATCTCAGGCCATGGCGGCGGCACAGGTGCCAGCCCGCAATCATCGATTAAACATGCCGGAATGCCATGGGAAATGGGGCTGTCAGAAGTGCATCAGGTTCTGACCATGAATGGGTTGCGCGACAAGGTTGTGCTGCGCACTGATGGCGGCTTAAAGACAGGCCGTGATATTGTGATGGCGGCGATGCTGGGTGCAGATGAATATGGTATCGGCACCTCTGCTCTGGTCGCGATGGGCTGTATCATGGTGCGTCAGTGTCATTCAAACACTTGTCCGGTCGGGGTCTGCACGCAGCGTCATGATCTGCGGGCAAAATTTGAAGGTACCCCGGATAAGGTGGTCCAGCTCTTCACACATGTTGCAGAAGAGGTACGCGAAATTTTGGCGTCACTTGGCTTTGCCAGCCTGAAAGATGTGATTGGGCGGACTGACCTTTTGAAACAGGTGTCACGTGGTGATGCAGCACTTGATGATCTGGACCTGAACCCCATTCTGGTCCAGGCAGATGGTAAAGGGGCATCTGGCTACAGCGGTGCTGAAGGCCGCGTTGAAGTGGCCGATACGCTTGATGCGCTGATGATAAAGGACGCACGCAACGCGTTGGAGATCGGCGGTAAAATGCAGCTGGCCTATAATATTGAAAATACAGCACGTGCAATAGGCACACGCCTGTCGTCTCATATTGTGCGCCGGTTCGGCCTGACGGGTCTGCGTGAAGGCCAGATAACCGCCAATCTGCGTGGCTCCGCTGGTCAGTCCCTGGGCGCGTTTGCTGTTCAGGGCCTGCGCCTCGATGTCATTGGGGATGCCAATGACTATGTGGGCAAAGGTCTGTCTGGCGGTATGATCACTGTCCGGCCCGGCCCGTCAGCCCGTTTTGCTGCAGAACGGAACACCATCATCGGGAACACTGTTTTATATGGCGCGACCTCTGGGGTGATGCTGGCCAATGGTCAGGCTGGCGAGCGTTTATGTGTTCGCAATTCCGGGGCAACTGCTGTGGTGGAAGGGTGCGGCTCAAACGGTTGTGAATATATGACTGGCGGGGTTGTCGTCATTCTCGGCCAGACAGGCGATAATTTCGGTGCGGGCATGACAGGCGGTATGGCCTTTATTTATGATCCCGATCATCAGTTCTTATCCAGAGTGAATCCTGAAACCCTTCAGATCAGACGTGTGAATGCCGGCCATTGGCAGGATGAGTTACATCTTCTTGTCACACGGCATGCCCGCGAGACTGAGTCTGCGCTGGCGAAGCGGTTGCTGAATGACTGGGAAACAGAAGTGAATAAGTTCTGGCACGTGGTGCCGACTGAAATTCTGTCTACCCTTTCGCATCCGATTGCAGAAGCTGAATTGTCAAGCCAGACCGCATAG
- a CDS encoding putative acetyltransferase — protein MDIRLQADTDAQAVDGLMKAAFGAVRSQRAVWHLRPGPPVQSLCLVASKNNKICGSLRFWEVLVCGRPQLLLGPLAVQPELHGQGYGRALVIDGLRRAQQQSQWDFVLVSGDPDYYPKFSFSAVAAGQFIWPGDIAPNVLHIRALHKTGLDSLPDGPSAVLPITGRITGD, from the coding sequence GTGGATATCAGACTGCAGGCAGACACAGATGCACAAGCTGTTGATGGCTTGATGAAAGCGGCGTTCGGCGCGGTGCGCAGCCAGCGTGCAGTATGGCATTTGCGGCCTGGCCCGCCAGTTCAGAGCTTATGCCTTGTGGCGTCAAAAAATAATAAAATCTGCGGCAGCTTGCGGTTCTGGGAAGTGCTGGTCTGTGGCCGCCCGCAGTTATTATTAGGTCCGCTGGCGGTTCAGCCAGAGCTGCATGGTCAGGGCTATGGACGTGCGCTGGTTATTGATGGGTTGCGGCGGGCCCAGCAACAGAGCCAATGGGACTTTGTGCTGGTTTCAGGCGATCCTGATTATTATCCTAAATTCAGCTTTTCTGCTGTTGCTGCAGGCCAGTTTATCTGGCCTGGCGATATTGCACCTAATGTCTTGCATATTCGCGCCTTGCATAAAACCGGATTAGACAGCCTGCCTGATGGCCCAAGCGCCGTTTTGCCGATCACAGGCCGGATAACAGGAGACTGA
- a CDS encoding glutathione S-transferase (PFAM: Glutathione S-transferase, C-terminal domain), translating into MAVLHHYPLSPSSRFIRLQCAEYGLDISLHTQIPWLRDEAFLSLNPAGDVPVLEDEDLGVVCGARVISEWLEEIVETSSLMPETAGERAEVRRLIDWFETKFTLEVSRPLIRERIIKRFDSGQPASSTVMRAALANAQIHLGYIDWLASQNLWLAGADMSLADLVAAAHLSVLDYFGDIDWDRYQEVKMWYMKLKSRPSFRPLLSDILVGMPPAAHYSELDF; encoded by the coding sequence GTGGCTGTTCTGCATCACTATCCTTTATCGCCATCCAGCCGGTTTATTCGCCTGCAATGTGCTGAATATGGGCTGGATATCAGCTTGCATACACAAATTCCCTGGCTGCGTGACGAAGCGTTTCTGTCCTTGAATCCGGCAGGTGATGTTCCGGTTCTGGAAGATGAAGATTTAGGTGTTGTCTGTGGTGCCCGGGTGATCAGCGAATGGCTGGAAGAAATTGTTGAGACCAGCAGCCTCATGCCGGAAACAGCAGGTGAACGTGCCGAGGTCAGGCGGCTGATAGACTGGTTTGAAACAAAATTCACGCTTGAAGTATCGCGTCCGCTTATCCGTGAGCGGATCATCAAAAGATTTGATTCCGGACAGCCTGCCTCGTCAACAGTGATGCGGGCTGCACTGGCAAATGCACAAATTCACCTTGGTTACATTGACTGGTTGGCGTCACAGAATCTGTGGCTGGCCGGGGCGGATATGTCATTGGCTGATCTGGTTGCAGCTGCACATTTGTCTGTACTTGATTATTTTGGTGACATTGACTGGGATCGCTATCAGGAAGTCAAAATGTGGTATATGAAGCTGAAAAGCCGGCCAAGCTTCCGCCCGCTTTTATCTGATATTCTGGTCGGCATGCCGCCAGCGGCTCATTACAGCGAGCTTGATTTTTAG